One window of Macrococcus sp. 19Msa1099 genomic DNA carries:
- a CDS encoding DUF2538 family protein, translating to MTRKTYEKYQHIDKVFDRLETIMIENKDRENLRKDFFYVNDYHRQNYEALLIYYGDASENPLMDGACYIVGIPEIFEQLNIFDYDVPLDFVFDDGHLSENFKSIDVHYQYLIAAALEVSDVQIFKPSGFAMGMNHWNINTMKLFWQYTAIIRLEAL from the coding sequence ATGACACGCAAAACTTATGAGAAGTATCAGCATATTGATAAAGTTTTTGATCGATTAGAAACAATCATGATCGAGAACAAAGACAGAGAGAATTTGCGTAAAGATTTCTTTTACGTGAACGATTATCACCGTCAGAACTATGAAGCATTACTCATCTATTATGGAGATGCCAGCGAAAATCCGCTCATGGATGGCGCCTGCTATATTGTAGGAATTCCTGAAATCTTTGAGCAGCTTAATATATTCGATTATGATGTGCCACTGGATTTCGTATTTGATGACGGACACTTAAGTGAGAACTTTAAATCAATTGATGTGCATTATCAGTATTTAATCGCAGCTGCGCTTGAAGTTTCTGACGTTCAGATCTTCAAACCTTCCGGCTTTGCGATGGGTATGAATCACTGGAATATTAATACAATGAAGCTCTTCTGGCAATACACAGCAATCATCAGATTAGAAGCGCTTTAG
- a CDS encoding LCP family protein, with protein sequence MNRIFKWMLILLSLSLIAVPVAYGAYLYHSTKTAIDTSYNKAYEKSQLRDNTVNPSVDNFSILFLGIDDSPERRDNGQKISEARTDSMILATFNRDDKQVRLIGIPRDTLSYIPSVKMYDKITHAHAEGGPKSSAHAVEQKFNVPVDYYVRVNMQAFVDIVDELGGITFDVPFDIDEPTKNDKGRIKIEKGRRLLNGNEALALARSRSVDTDLGRGKRQMEMIVALAKKAKDSGSISKLDDLIEILGNNAKHNLTFNDISAMAQYYASNDVKFTQRQLQGTDYMYNGVYYYNPVMEDVYDISKLLHEDLELKMTEEDDLLDYQVRTLYNDLIPLMELDREEVRDAYENTNDSSESPSPEFDDTTNSSESPSPELDDTIDSSEAPSPEFDDTTDSSESPSPELDNTTETVVPENNLNSEATIEEPIDTSIY encoded by the coding sequence ATGAATAGAATATTTAAATGGATGCTTATACTATTGTCACTCAGCCTGATTGCAGTCCCTGTCGCTTATGGTGCTTATCTATATCATTCAACAAAAACGGCAATCGATACATCCTATAATAAAGCATACGAAAAGTCTCAACTGCGTGATAATACCGTTAATCCTTCCGTAGATAATTTCTCTATCCTGTTCCTCGGTATCGATGACAGTCCTGAGCGCCGCGACAATGGTCAGAAGATAAGTGAGGCACGTACTGACTCTATGATTCTCGCGACATTTAACCGTGATGACAAACAAGTCCGCCTGATTGGTATACCGCGTGATACACTAAGTTACATTCCATCTGTTAAGATGTATGATAAGATTACGCATGCGCACGCTGAAGGTGGTCCTAAAAGTTCAGCACATGCTGTGGAGCAGAAGTTCAATGTACCAGTAGATTACTATGTAAGAGTGAACATGCAGGCGTTCGTTGACATTGTGGATGAACTTGGCGGTATTACGTTCGATGTGCCGTTTGATATCGACGAACCGACGAAGAATGACAAAGGCAGAATTAAGATAGAGAAAGGTCGCCGGCTTCTAAATGGTAATGAAGCTTTAGCCCTTGCCAGAAGCAGAAGTGTAGACACCGATCTTGGGCGTGGTAAACGTCAGATGGAGATGATTGTTGCACTGGCTAAGAAAGCGAAAGATTCAGGTTCAATCAGCAAGCTGGACGATCTGATAGAGATTCTTGGTAACAATGCAAAGCATAACTTAACGTTTAATGATATCAGTGCGATGGCACAGTATTATGCTTCAAATGATGTAAAGTTCACACAACGTCAGCTGCAAGGCACGGATTATATGTATAACGGTGTTTATTATTATAATCCAGTAATGGAAGACGTCTATGATATTTCTAAACTACTGCATGAAGATCTTGAGCTTAAGATGACTGAAGAAGATGACCTGCTGGACTACCAGGTACGTACGCTTTATAATGATCTCATTCCTTTGATGGAGCTGGACAGAGAAGAAGTTCGAGATGCTTATGAAAATACTAACGACAGCAGCGAATCCCCTTCACCAGAGTTTGATGATACTACAAACAGCAGTGAATCTCCTTCACCGGAGCTTGATGATACTATAGACAGCAGTGAAGCCCCTTCACCAGAGTTTGATGATACTACAGACAGCAGCGAATCTCCTTCACCGGAGCTAGATAACACTACAGAAACTGTAGTGCCAGAAAACAATCTTAATAGTGAAGCAACTATAGAAGAACCGATAGATACGAGTATTTATTAA
- a CDS encoding WecB/TagA/CpsF family glycosyltransferase codes for MNHNTNEKVNVIGTYFDNLSMMEVTESVVSFMENYTDRNLFIVTANPEIVYYAKKNTGYMNKLKTADLIVPDGIGIVKASKKLGTELKERVPGIELMENILIEANKLHKRVFLLGASKETVKLCEANLKELYPNIKFKSKHGYKDITDYKRLEQVKKFEPDIVFVAMGYPKQEDWIFYNQPHFKNTVFMGVGGSFDVFSGKVKRAPLIFIKMNLEWLYRLLTDFKRIKRITIIPLFLLEIYKQKKKPFNYEEELW; via the coding sequence ATGAATCATAATACGAATGAGAAGGTCAATGTAATAGGGACGTATTTTGATAATTTAAGCATGATGGAAGTAACAGAGAGTGTAGTTAGTTTTATGGAAAATTATACTGATAGAAATTTGTTTATAGTTACTGCTAATCCAGAAATTGTATATTATGCTAAGAAAAATACTGGATATATGAATAAGTTAAAAACTGCAGATCTCATTGTCCCAGATGGTATCGGTATCGTTAAAGCTTCAAAAAAACTTGGAACAGAACTGAAAGAAAGGGTTCCTGGGATAGAGTTAATGGAAAATATATTAATTGAAGCAAATAAATTACATAAAAGAGTGTTCTTGTTAGGGGCCAGTAAAGAAACTGTCAAACTTTGCGAAGCTAATTTGAAAGAGTTGTATCCTAATATAAAGTTTAAATCTAAACATGGATATAAAGATATTACTGATTATAAGAGGTTAGAACAAGTAAAAAAATTTGAACCGGACATCGTCTTTGTAGCAATGGGATATCCTAAACAAGAAGACTGGATTTTTTATAATCAGCCCCATTTTAAGAATACTGTATTTATGGGAGTGGGAGGATCGTTTGATGTTTTTAGTGGAAAAGTCAAAAGAGCTCCACTTATATTTATAAAAATGAATTTAGAGTGGCTTTATAGATTGCTTACAGATTTTAAAAGAATTAAAAGAATAACAATAATCCCTTTATTTCTTTTAGAAATATACAAACAGAAGAAAAAACCATTTAATTATGAAGAGGAATTATGGTGA
- a CDS encoding ABC transporter permease, which produces MKDLIGIIKEQIASFIMVQRLAIYQIRIDNTGNYLGSLWEILNPAIQIFIYWFVFGQGIAGGREVDGMAFLPYLLVGISMWFFMNQGILEGTKAIVNKINMVAKMNFPLSALPSYVLTAKFYAHIILLFLVIIVINFYGFHPTWSYLQIPIMMFSGYMFVFAATLLFSTLAVLIQDIHMIVQSLMRIMFYLSPILWDPKRFLPESLQILLKLNPIHYIADFYRAALLKDEWFIITHWEYTLYFWFVVLVLLYLGSKAHMKFRNQFLDYL; this is translated from the coding sequence TTGAAAGATCTAATTGGTATTATAAAAGAACAAATAGCCTCATTTATAATGGTTCAAAGGTTAGCAATTTATCAAATTAGGATTGATAATACAGGTAACTACTTAGGATCACTTTGGGAAATATTAAATCCAGCAATCCAGATCTTTATTTATTGGTTTGTATTTGGACAAGGTATCGCAGGAGGAAGAGAAGTAGATGGTATGGCATTTTTACCATACCTGCTAGTAGGCATTAGTATGTGGTTTTTCATGAACCAAGGTATATTAGAAGGTACAAAGGCAATTGTTAATAAAATTAACATGGTAGCTAAAATGAATTTCCCGCTTTCTGCTCTACCGTCTTATGTTTTGACTGCAAAATTTTACGCACATATTATTCTACTATTTTTAGTGATAATTGTAATAAATTTCTATGGTTTCCATCCAACTTGGTCCTATCTTCAGATACCAATTATGATGTTTTCTGGGTATATGTTTGTATTTGCAGCAACTTTATTGTTTTCAACTTTAGCTGTGTTAATACAAGATATCCACATGATTGTTCAATCTCTCATGAGGATAATGTTTTACCTTTCTCCAATTTTATGGGATCCTAAAAGATTTTTACCAGAATCACTACAAATATTATTAAAACTTAATCCTATTCATTATATTGCTGATTTCTATCGAGCAGCCTTGCTGAAAGACGAATGGTTTATTATAACGCATTGGGAGTATACATTATATTTCTGGTTTGTTGTATTAGTTTTATTATACTTAGGTTCGAAAGCACACATGAAGTTTAGAAACCAATTTTTGGATTATTTATAA